A window of the Xenopus laevis strain J_2021 chromosome 9_10L, Xenopus_laevis_v10.1, whole genome shotgun sequence genome harbors these coding sequences:
- the ubald2.L gene encoding UBA-like domain-containing protein 2-A, protein MSVNMEDLRHQVMINQFVLAAGCAADQAKQLLQAAHWQFETALSAFFQESNVPSAQHHTHMMCTPSNTPATPPNFPDALAMFSKLRTSESLQNSSSPAASNACSPPGNFNPYWASSPPNQQPVWLPPASPTTHLHHHHHHPQPVWPPNSQPTGGPQKAMAAMDGQR, encoded by the exons ATGTCGGTGAACATGGAGGATCTGCGGCACCAGGTTATGATTAACCAGTTCGTACTAGCGGCCGGTTGTGCGGCGGACCAGGCAAAGCAGCTACTACAGGCGGCGCACTGGCAGTTCGAG ACTGCTCTTAGCGCCTTTTTCCAGGAGTCCAATGTCCCAAGCGCCCAGCATCACACACACATG ATGTGTACCCCAAGCAACACACCAGCCACTCCGCCCAATTTCCCAGACGCTTTAGCCATGTTTTCTAAACTGCGCACCTCAGAGAGTCTGCAGAACAGCAGCAGCCCTGCCGCCTCCAACGCCTGCTCCCCACCAGGCAACTTCAATCCCTATTGGGCCTCCTCACCACCCAACCAGCAACCTGTCTGGCTTCCTCCAGCCTCTCCCACCACACACCTccatcaccaccaccaccaccctcAACCTGTGTGGCCTCCCAACTCCCAACCCACTGGGGGTCCTCAAAAAGCCATGGCTGCTATGGACGGGCAGAGATAA